One genomic segment of Paenibacillus sp. FSL H8-0332 includes these proteins:
- a CDS encoding FtsQ-type POTRA domain-containing protein codes for MPKTRIPLLKEDKPSKRKNRKIIIILALLFTALLAVIFFRSSISKITAIQMQGDKYTSREQLLAASGLKIGGQFFAVSGDSVGKALEELDTVQEAQVSKKFPGVVTITVKEYPAVAYELDQTGVLEAILSSGAAVSVTDTGIAVEKPILTNWKADDPYKTKLCQALAGIPNEQTSDISEIVPSPTLSFPDRIKLYTRSRFEVITAISLLKDKVGYLNQVILTEEPGLIKMLEADSYVPFHSEAGDTGEDAEPGE; via the coding sequence ATGCCAAAAACGCGAATACCTCTTTTGAAAGAGGACAAGCCTAGCAAGAGAAAAAACCGTAAAATCATCATCATTCTGGCTCTGCTGTTTACTGCGCTCCTGGCTGTCATCTTCTTCCGTTCGTCGATCAGCAAGATTACGGCCATTCAAATGCAGGGGGATAAATATACATCCCGTGAGCAGCTCCTGGCTGCAAGCGGCCTGAAGATCGGCGGACAGTTCTTCGCAGTCTCCGGAGATTCCGTGGGGAAGGCGCTGGAGGAGCTGGACACTGTGCAGGAGGCGCAAGTAAGCAAGAAGTTCCCCGGTGTGGTTACGATCACTGTGAAGGAGTACCCTGCGGTTGCCTATGAACTGGACCAGACAGGCGTACTGGAAGCTATTCTGTCGAGCGGGGCCGCCGTCTCTGTGACGGATACCGGAATTGCCGTGGAGAAGCCCATATTGACCAACTGGAAGGCTGACGATCCATATAAGACCAAGCTGTGCCAGGCGCTGGCCGGAATTCCGAATGAGCAGACCAGTGATATATCGGAGATTGTGCCTTCCCCGACGTTGTCTTTTCCGGACCGGATCAAGCTTTACACACGTTCACGCTTTGAGGTCATTACGGCAATTTCACTGCTGAAGGATAAAGTAGGCTATTTGAATCAGGTGATCTTGACGGAAGAGCCGGGACTTATCAAAATGCTGGAGGCGGATTCCTATGTTCCGTTTCATAGTGAAGCCGGGGACACCGGGGAAGACGCAGAACCTGGGGAGTAA
- the spoIIGA gene encoding sigma-E processing peptidase SpoIIGA produces the protein MVVYIDLIFAANLLIDGVLLWLTSWLVKHKVIWWRLTLSALTGALYVVMMFVPELSFLYTFLIKFGLSVLMIWIAFGFRSLQSYLRAFGAFYIINFAAAGGIIGVHYLLQSSGDIWKGMIFTSSGGQAYRLKIGFWFVLALLPLVLLLFKLIQSSRRHREQLDSYIGEVTVEIDGVSVTCPGLLDTGNRLSDPLTRIPVMVMEASLWEGHLPASWKGRLTQTGADTLILETDGQSFAWQDRIRLVPYRGVNRGASFMLALKPDKVRIELGGDTFCSTRVLIGLDGGTLSGDGAYRAVIHPDLTHKESAPEALADKVMG, from the coding sequence ATGGTTGTGTATATTGACTTGATTTTTGCCGCCAATCTGCTGATCGACGGAGTCCTGCTATGGCTGACAAGCTGGCTGGTTAAGCACAAGGTAATCTGGTGGCGCCTGACTCTCTCAGCGCTGACGGGTGCGCTCTATGTTGTCATGATGTTCGTACCGGAGCTGTCCTTTCTGTATACCTTTCTCATCAAATTCGGGTTATCGGTTTTGATGATCTGGATAGCCTTTGGATTTAGAAGTCTGCAAAGCTATCTTCGGGCATTTGGGGCGTTTTATATCATTAATTTTGCGGCGGCGGGAGGGATCATAGGCGTTCATTATCTGCTGCAAAGCTCTGGTGACATCTGGAAGGGCATGATCTTCACCTCGTCGGGGGGCCAAGCTTACCGGCTGAAGATCGGCTTCTGGTTCGTGCTTGCCCTGCTTCCGCTGGTGCTGCTGCTCTTCAAGCTGATCCAGTCCTCCCGCCGGCACAGAGAGCAGCTGGATTCCTATATTGGGGAAGTGACGGTGGAGATTGACGGAGTGTCGGTCACCTGTCCCGGACTGCTGGATACCGGGAACCGGCTCAGTGATCCGCTGACGAGGATTCCGGTCATGGTGATGGAAGCCTCGCTGTGGGAGGGCCATTTGCCGGCTTCCTGGAAGGGTAGGCTGACTCAGACGGGCGCAGACACACTTATACTTGAAACGGACGGGCAGTCGTTCGCCTGGCAGGACAGGATACGGCTGGTGCCGTACAGGGGCGTCAACCGCGGGGCATCCTTCATGCTCGCGCTGAAGCCGGATAAGGTGAGGATAGAGCTTGGCGGTGATACCTTTTGCAGCACAAGGGTACTCATCGGGCTGGATGGCGGGACACTGTCGGGAGACGGCGCGTACCGGGCGGTCATACATCCTGACCTGACCCATAAAGAGAGTGCTCCAGAAGCGCTGGCTGACAAGGTGATGGGCTAA
- the ftsZ gene encoding cell division protein FtsZ — protein sequence MLEFDFEMESLAQIKVIGVGGGGSNAVNRMIENGVQGVEFITVNTDAQALHMAKSEHKLQIGDKLTRGLGAGANPEVGKKAAEESRDLISNTLKGADMVFVTAGMGGGTGTGAAPVIAEIARECGALTVGVVTRPFTFEGRKRANQAELGIEALKEKVDTLIVIPNDRLLEIVDKKTPMLEAFREADNVLRQAVQGISDLIQVPGLINLDFADVKTIMTERGSALMGIGIATGENRASEAARKAIMSPLLETSIEGARGVIMNITGGSNLSLYEVNEAAEIVTSASDPEVNMIFGAIIEESMKDEIKVTVIATGFEHKPSPIAPVRRPAANSEPAADKSKSENLRPFGNQTSSDQLDIPTFLRNRTRGNND from the coding sequence ATGTTGGAATTTGATTTTGAAATGGAGAGCTTGGCTCAAATAAAAGTCATCGGCGTCGGCGGCGGCGGAAGCAATGCTGTGAACCGGATGATTGAAAATGGCGTTCAGGGTGTTGAGTTCATCACAGTTAATACAGATGCCCAAGCGCTGCATATGGCCAAATCGGAGCATAAATTACAAATCGGGGATAAATTGACCCGCGGACTTGGCGCAGGAGCGAATCCTGAGGTCGGTAAGAAGGCGGCAGAGGAATCCCGTGATTTGATCTCGAATACGCTGAAGGGTGCGGATATGGTCTTCGTAACCGCAGGCATGGGCGGCGGTACCGGAACAGGTGCAGCGCCTGTCATTGCCGAAATCGCCAGAGAGTGCGGCGCATTGACGGTAGGCGTCGTGACCCGCCCGTTCACTTTTGAAGGCAGAAAACGTGCCAACCAGGCAGAGCTTGGAATCGAAGCGCTCAAGGAAAAGGTTGATACGCTGATTGTGATTCCGAATGACCGCCTCCTGGAGATTGTGGATAAGAAGACCCCAATGCTGGAAGCTTTCCGTGAAGCGGACAATGTGCTCCGTCAAGCGGTACAAGGTATCTCCGACCTGATTCAGGTTCCGGGCCTAATCAACCTTGACTTTGCCGATGTGAAGACCATTATGACAGAGCGCGGTTCAGCGCTTATGGGCATCGGGATTGCCACCGGTGAGAACCGTGCGTCTGAGGCGGCCCGCAAGGCGATCATGAGCCCGCTGCTTGAAACCTCCATCGAAGGGGCACGTGGTGTCATTATGAACATTACAGGCGGCTCTAACCTCTCCCTGTACGAAGTGAATGAAGCTGCCGAGATTGTTACCTCTGCTTCGGACCCTGAAGTGAATATGATCTTCGGTGCCATTATCGAAGAGAGTATGAAGGACGAGATCAAGGTTACGGTTATTGCGACCGGCTTTGAACACAAGCCTTCTCCAATAGCCCCTGTACGCCGCCCTGCGGCAAACAGCGAACCGGCTGCTGATAAGAGCAAGAGTGAGAATCTTCGTCCGTTCGGGAATCAGACAAGCTCTGATCAGCTGGATATTCCGACCTTCCTGCGTAACCGGACACGCGGCAATAATGATTAA
- a CDS encoding Rpn family recombination-promoting nuclease/putative transposase: MEMLDPRVDFVFKRIFASEGNKDVLLAFLNQIFLDAGDLPLEEVVLLNPYTDKDDPLDKQAIFDIWAKTADGKLINIEMQLFNKYDIEKRTLYYWSKRYAGQLQVSGKYTELKKCVTINILNYKVLPNEHTHSVFHLREDSSGAPLTDDIEIHFLELPKLNQPVTPGAGGLVNWLLFLKGIDYSDWEVLQMNEPALKKAMETLEFLSQDSEARRKYEDRQKFLMDEASQRDGALREGFAKGVAEGTAKGELEAKRIIAKNLLSMGMDRASVQKATGLSEEELKSINN, translated from the coding sequence ATGGAAATGCTGGACCCCCGGGTGGATTTTGTATTTAAGCGGATTTTTGCAAGCGAAGGCAACAAGGATGTACTGCTCGCTTTTCTGAACCAAATATTCTTGGATGCGGGCGATCTTCCGCTGGAGGAAGTGGTGCTGCTCAATCCCTATACGGATAAGGATGATCCGCTGGATAAGCAGGCGATATTTGATATATGGGCCAAGACGGCTGACGGCAAGCTGATCAACATTGAGATGCAGCTGTTCAACAAATATGATATTGAGAAACGCACGTTGTATTATTGGAGCAAGCGTTATGCCGGGCAGCTTCAGGTCAGCGGGAAATATACCGAGCTGAAGAAATGCGTGACGATTAACATTCTGAATTACAAGGTGCTCCCGAATGAACATACACACAGTGTATTTCATTTGCGGGAGGACAGCAGCGGAGCGCCGCTGACAGACGATATCGAGATTCATTTCCTGGAGCTGCCCAAGCTGAACCAGCCGGTTACGCCCGGCGCGGGCGGCCTTGTGAACTGGCTGCTGTTCCTGAAAGGGATTGACTACTCTGATTGGGAGGTGCTGCAAATGAATGAGCCAGCCTTGAAGAAGGCGATGGAGACGCTGGAATTTCTGAGCCAGGATTCAGAAGCCCGCCGTAAATATGAGGACCGCCAGAAGTTTCTGATGGACGAAGCCTCGCAGCGGGATGGTGCGCTGAGAGAAGGCTTCGCTAAGGGAGTGGCGGAAGGCACTGCGAAGGGTGAACTTGAGGCCAAGCGGATAATAGCAAAGAATCTCCTGTCTATGGGAATGGATCGTGCTTCAGTGCAGAAAGCAACCGGACTCTCCGAAGAAGAGTTGAAATCTATCAACAATTAA
- the ftsA gene encoding cell division protein FtsA translates to MSNNDIIVSLDIGTSKVRAIIGEVTSGTFNIIGVGSADSEGIRKGAIVDIDQTVQSIKSAVEHAEQMVGIQISEVYVGISGNHIGLQSSHGVVAVQNEDREIGEDDIDRVIKAAEVIALPPEREVIDVVAKQYIVDGLEGIQDPRGMIGVRLEVEATIITGAKTPIHNLLRCVEKSGLKVKDLVLMSLGAGGLALSKDEKSMGAVLVDIGAGQATIAVYEEGSLSATSTIPIGGEFITNDIAYGLRTLTDQAEKVKLKYGCAWIDDAASEVVFKVLRIGSNVEKEFNQEDLAAIIEPRVQEIFHLIRQEVKRLGYTELPGGYILTGGTVSMPGVLKVAQNELAASVRIAVPDYIGVRDPGFTGGVGILHNVVRNYRGRSSGGSANKKTVNRSKQSTAPVQDSSKKPGLVERLKNMFSEFI, encoded by the coding sequence TTGAGCAACAATGACATCATTGTTAGTTTGGACATCGGTACATCCAAAGTTCGGGCAATAATCGGGGAAGTTACTAGTGGAACCTTCAATATTATTGGCGTTGGATCTGCTGATTCGGAAGGGATACGCAAGGGTGCGATTGTAGACATCGATCAGACTGTGCAATCGATCAAGAGTGCCGTAGAGCATGCGGAGCAAATGGTCGGTATTCAAATATCCGAGGTGTATGTCGGCATATCCGGCAATCATATCGGCCTGCAATCCAGCCACGGCGTAGTTGCCGTTCAGAATGAAGATCGTGAGATCGGCGAAGATGATATCGACCGTGTAATCAAGGCTGCGGAGGTTATAGCACTCCCGCCGGAACGCGAGGTCATTGATGTTGTCGCCAAGCAGTACATCGTCGACGGCCTTGAAGGCATTCAGGACCCGCGCGGAATGATCGGCGTTCGCCTGGAAGTGGAGGCTACGATCATCACCGGTGCCAAGACTCCCATACATAATCTGCTCCGCTGCGTGGAGAAATCAGGTCTGAAGGTTAAAGATCTTGTCCTTATGTCTCTCGGGGCTGGCGGATTAGCGCTCTCCAAAGATGAGAAATCGATGGGGGCTGTACTGGTCGATATTGGCGCCGGTCAAGCAACAATAGCCGTATATGAAGAAGGTTCCCTAAGTGCAACCTCCACGATTCCGATCGGAGGAGAATTCATAACCAATGACATTGCTTACGGACTGCGTACACTTACCGATCAGGCCGAGAAGGTCAAGCTGAAATACGGCTGTGCCTGGATCGACGATGCCGCTTCAGAGGTCGTCTTCAAGGTTCTGCGTATTGGCAGCAATGTGGAGAAGGAGTTCAACCAGGAGGATCTGGCAGCGATTATCGAGCCGAGAGTCCAGGAAATCTTCCATCTGATCCGTCAGGAAGTAAAGCGGCTTGGTTATACGGAGCTTCCCGGAGGTTATATACTTACAGGTGGCACAGTTTCGATGCCCGGGGTGCTTAAGGTAGCCCAGAACGAGCTGGCAGCCTCCGTACGGATTGCCGTACCGGATTATATTGGAGTACGCGACCCCGGCTTCACAGGCGGCGTAGGCATCCTTCATAATGTTGTGCGTAACTACCGTGGACGAAGCAGCGGCGGAAGTGCCAACAAGAAGACCGTTAACCGCAGCAAGCAGAGCACAGCGCCGGTTCAGGATTCTTCCAAGAAGCCTGGTCTGGTGGAACGACTAAAGAATATGTTTAGCGAGTTCATATAA